Part of the Candidatus Methylomirabilota bacterium genome, ACCTCTGCCGCGTCTTCGCCAAGCGCGCGATCACCGAAGCGGTGAGACGCGCCCGCGGGTAGCGACCATCGGCGCTCGGGACAGGGGAGGGCTCCCCGGCTTCGAAAGGCAACTCGCCGGGGAGCCCTCCCCTGTCCCGAACGCCACGCTCCCCACCCGGTCTCTTCCACCGTTTCCTGGGTCCGCAGCCCTGGACGACACTCGCCGCGCGGTGTGATTTGACCTCTCGTTCGTCATCGTGATCGCGGGAATCGTGCTGGCGGCGGGGTTTGCCCGCCGCATGGGCCGCCAAAAGCTCCTGCTCTCGCTCCGCGGCACGCCGATCGTCCGCCTCAGCGTCGAGGCGATTGCGCCTCACCTGGAGGACCTCGTCGTCGTCACCGGCCAGGACGAGGCGGCGGTACGCGAGGCCCTGGCCGGCCTGCCCGTTCGCTTCGCCAGGAATCCGCGTCCGCAGGACGGCCAGGGGTCCTCCATCGCCGTCGGCGTCCGGGCGCTCAAGCCGTGGACGCGCGCGGTCCTGGTCGCGCTCGGGGATCAGCCGCGGGTGCCGGCCGGCGTCGTCCCGGCGCTGCTGGCCGCCTGGACGCGCGGCGAGAAAGCCATCGTCGCGCCCGCCTATCGGGGCACGCAGGGCACGCCGGTGCTGTTCGCGGCGGAGGTCTTCGGGGAGCTGGCCGCTCTCAGCGGTGACGCCGGAGCGCGGGCCGTCGTCCAGGCCCGGCCCGAGCGCGTGGAGCTGGTCCACTTCGACGTGGCGATGCCGGCGGATGTCGACACGCCGGAGGACTACGCGAGGCTTCATGTACAATAGTGCCACGTGCGCCACGAGATAAAGAAGATCCAGGAGCTGATGGAAGC contains:
- a CDS encoding nucleotidyltransferase family protein, which encodes MIAGIVLAAGFARRMGRQKLLLSLRGTPIVRLSVEAIAPHLEDLVVVTGQDEAAVREALAGLPVRFARNPRPQDGQGSSIAVGVRALKPWTRAVLVALGDQPRVPAGVVPALLAAWTRGEKAIVAPAYRGTQGTPVLFAAEVFGELAALSGDAGARAVVQARPERVELVHFDVAMPADVDTPEDYARLHVQ